Genomic window (Tenuifilum sp. 4138str):
TTGTAAGAAAAGAGCTCGAAGCACTTGATAATGCCCGTTACTTTACCTCAAATCCACTAAAGCATAGAATGAACCCCGTGGGTAGAAATATTACCACCCGTTTCCCTGAGGTCAACCCGGTTTCCGATAGTAGCGGTAACACGCTTGTATACACCTCGGTACAGCGGTTTTACAATGCTATTCTTATCAGCAACAGGGGCAACGAGTTTTGGAACAATCCGCTAAACCTCAACCCTCAACTCTACGCCGACGGTGATATTAGAACCGTGGGTATAACATCGAACGGTAATGTTCTTTTGCTCTCCCGAAACGATAACGACATATACAATCTGTACTACAGTACATACAACAAGGAAACCAACTCCTGGGCCCCAATCACAAAGTTCCCCAAGGAGATTAATACTTCCAAAAGCTGGCAGACCTTTGGGTCACTTTCCAGAAATGGCGATACTCTTTACTTCAGCAGTAACCGCGAAGGTGGCTTTGGCGGATTTGATATCTGGATGTCCATCAAAACATCGAATGGTTGGTCTTCGCCCATAAATCTTGGCAAAAATGTTAACACCCCATTCGATGAGATTGCTCCATTCCTAACCGAGGATGGGAAACGTCTATTTTTCAGCTCCAATGGGCATAGAACAATGGGTGGTTTTGACATCTTCTACTCCGATTACGAAAACAAAGCCTGGGGCATCCCAATAAACGTTGGCTATCCGCTCAACAGCACCGACGACGACACCTTTTTCTTCCCTATTAAAAATGGTAAAGAAGGCTATTACTCAAAGAATTCGGAAAGCAAGGGAGATGAAGACATTTACCATGTTGCCCTGGATATTAAATCGCCCCGCTAGCCAATGAAAGCATTTAGAATTTCGGTATCCCTTCTGCTGATAGCTTGGCTGCCTTTCTACTCCTCAGGCCAAACTAAAACCGAAATTGACGAAACCTATCGGGATGCAAACTCATACTTCTACTTTGAGGATTACGAGGAAGCGCTGGCACTCTACCAAAAAATTTACAAGTTCCAGCCCGACAACTACAACCTCAACTATAGAATAGGCTTTTGTTACCTTAACATCCCTGGCAGTAAACATAAATCTATTCAGTTCCTTGAAAAGGCTGTTCAAAACACTACTACAAGGTACAACGAGGAATCCATCACCGAGCAACGTGCTCCAATTGATGCAATATTTTACCTGGGTAACGCCTACCTAACAGTCAATAGAATTGACGACGCATTAAAAGCATACGAAAAATTTTATAGCTTAACAAAGGGCAAATCCGACTGGGACTTTGATTACTTAAACCATCAGATCTATGTTGCCAAAAACTCACTCAAAATTCAACGTAATCCGGTGGATTTTATAATGGCAAACCTGGGTGAGAAAATCAACGACAGATTTCCAAACTTCAACGCTGTTGTATCGGGCAATGGGAAAGTTCTTGCATTCACAACCAAGCTAAAGTTTTACAATGCCATTAATATTTCCCGTAAAAACGAAAAGAACCAGTGGGAAAAGCCGGTTAATATCACTTTAGATTTACAAACGGACATAAGCTGCTCAACCCTATGCCTCTCGTACGATGGAAACGAGCTATACTTGTTCAGAGACGATAATCATGATGGAAACATTTACGTCACCCGGTTTAATGGGAAGAAATGGTTACCAATTAAAAAGTTAAACCCCAATATCAACACCGAGGCATATGAAACCCACGCCTCGTTAAGTCCCGATGGTAAACAGCTATTTTTTACCAGCAATAGGAAAGGGGGATTTGGGGAACTTGACCTATGGGTTAGCACAAGAACATCAGGCGATGACTGGGGGCCAGCTCGCAATCTGGGCGCAACAATTAACTCTCCTTTTAACGAAAACACACCGTTTATCAGCACCGATGGCACTACGCTCTATTTTAGCTCCGAGGGTCATGAAAACATGGGAGGATACGACATTTTTGTTTCGCAGCTTTCAGGGAAAGGCGATTGGACAACCCCTATAAATCTGGGATACCCCTTAAATACTACTGACGATGACCTGTTCTATCACCCCATCGAAGATGGAGCAACAGCCCTTATAGCTCGCTTTGATGATAATTCATTTGGTGAAACCGATATTTTTGAGATAGAACTTTTTATTCCACGATTCAGAAAAAGCATTGTACCAAAAACAGTTGCACAAGAACGCACCACCGATAAAACTTTTGCTCGGCTAATAGTTGACACCCTTTCAACAAAAGGCATGGCATCCATTGATGCCAATGAAGCCATTACAAAGATTGATATTAGCGGCAACAACACATTAAAACTATTCCTCAACGGGAAAGCATACGGGGTAATCCCTTCAAGAATTGAGGAGTTGGCTGAAGCTAAAAGAGTATCAGAAACTGAGAATGCAGCTAAGGCTTACACCGAAGAAACAGACAATCAGACACCTAGTTCCATATTAAGTAATTCAGCTACGGATGCTAGCTTTAAGAATAATTTTGGCGATACTACTCCACGTTCCCAGTGGCCAACCGACACCCCTACCGTAAAACAAAAGGCATTTGAACTAAACAATGCAAGCATTAACGACGACAGCTATTTCTCTGAGATATTGCTTTTGCTAACCCCTAATGAGAAACAACAAGATATTCTTCCTGTTCTGAAAAGGAACTGGAAATTTAGCACCGAAAACCTAAACGAGACCATTATACATTTTGCATCATCGTTTAAAACTGACAAAGAGCTGAACACCATAATTTATAGTTTAACCGAACTATACGATAAAATCGGAAATCTAAGCAATACTCAATCAGGCAAAAAGGAACAAAAATTTGCCAAGAACAATCGAACTTTAATCATAAAGGCATATAACGAACTTATTAACAAAGCCTCAAAACAGCTTGGCAATGACCTAGCATTGGTTATGCTTAAAAACAAAGGGATTGGAAATCTGACACAGTTCATTGAATTATACAGCAAGCAAAACCCTGAAGGCTTCAATGCAAATAGAGAGGAACTTACACTCCTGTTGGCTCGTATGGCAATTAGCGAATATGTTGCATTGCCCAATGAGCAAAAAATATCGCTCTACAATAGCAGTACAGGAAAGACCAGTGTTGAACCTTCGTATATTTGGCTATGGGTATTGCTTACACTAATGGCAATAGGGGTGATTATTTATCTCGGAATAGAATATTATAAAAAGAAAACAAGCTAAAACGTTGGACAAGGAATGGCCTTCCAGCGCTTTTTAGGCGTTAACCTAAATTCATATATCATAGATATTTCATGTGAACCACCTGAGGCTAAACCAAGTCGGGATATTGTAAAATCGTAGCTATACCCCATGCTTACTTGCTCCCACTTGTAACCAACCATAAAAGCTAAGGCATCAACCCTTCGGCCAACGGAGTTTTTGGGTAATCCCCTCCACCAAACACCAAAACTAATGGGTTGTGAATAGAAGTATAATCCCAAATCGAGCTGGCGATAAATATCCTGAACCCGATAATTAAAGGCTACAGTAAAGGATTCCTCAATTCTACTGAGCAAAAAACCTTTTGTAATGTACCTATACCCCCCATGCACGGTTATCTTATGCGGCAGCCTAGAATTATCGTCGTAGAAAGTGGCCACGGGTTTAAGCATATGATCCCAGGTTACACCAAGCCACATATTATCAGAGTATGCTAGGATTGAAGAAGAAACATCAATATCCCATACAGCATCCTTACCGGGCTGCGTAACCGAGGTTGGTGGCATTGGTGTGGATGTAAGCTGATCGCTAAAAATCAGCTTGCTGAAATCAATGGAAATCTGCTGGAGGAAGAAAGCCAGACCGGGTCGTAGATGCCAATCGGGGAAAGGTTCAATATCGTATGAATAAAGCACACCCATCCTAGTATTTGCCAAGTTACCGTCGCCGGCCTGATCGCGCACAGCCATAACTCCAAAGCCACTTCGGAAAGCGGGAGAGTTGTGATCCCATGAAACGCTGAAGGTGTTGAATGTTCCCGGGACAAATGTCCACTGGTTACGATAGTTTGCAGCAACCCTATACCCAACTATTCCTCCGGTAAATGAAGGGGATAAGTACAAAGGATTTGCATAAAACTGGGTAAACTGCATATCCTGGGAGAAAACCGAAAATGCAGAAAAAAGCAGTAAAACAGAATACCAGTATTTTTTAAACCTGTTCATAATTCAACTTAATTACCTCAAAAGGGTAACATTCCCTTTCATGTCAAAAGGCTTTCCATTGGTAAACTTACCTATTGCTCGCCACATGTAAACTCCCTGTTGTGCAAGTTTACCATTAACATAACCGTCCCATCCAATATTCACATCGGTTGATGTAAATATCTGCTCTCCCCAGCGTGAGAATATCATTAGCTTATACTCAACCACTCCATAGTGATACGGGTGGAATACTTCATTCTTGTAATCGATAGCATCGTACAAACCGCCATTAGGCCCTGCAGGATTAGGTTTAAATGCGTTAGGGAATTTCAGGTACCCAACCCCTTCGACCCAAACAGCGGGGAACTTGGAAATTGAATCGACACAAACATCGTTGCCATAGTCCATGTACGCCCAGAGGGATATTCTGAATTCACCTAAACGGTCGTAAGTGTGAACGGGGTCGCGCTCTGTGGTTTGATACCCATCGCCAAAATCCCACTGACAGCGAGTAAACTGCGTAGAAAGGTTATAGGCATGAATGGTAGCATCAGGCAACATCACGCGTTGGGGGAAAATGGCAAAATCGGCTTCAGGGCTTTCGTAAACTCGGAAGATCTTATAGAAGAACCTTGGCCCTGCATCGTTGGTAACAGTTAACTTAACGGTGTAGTAACCTGGCTCAGTGTAAGTATGGCGTGGATTACGTTCGGTTGATGTTGATCCATCGCCAAACTCCCACAGGTAATTGTCGGCAAACTGTGAGGCATCAACAAGCTGCACCTCCATGGGAGCGCAAGCCGAGTCAACACTACTTGTAAAGAAAGCTACCGGTTCGGTTGGCAAGAGGTAAATCAGAACTGTATCGGCATCCCAGCATCCATGGGGTGCATCAACCCGCATGGTAATGCGGTATCTGAAGTTTTGCTCCTTAGGCCCCCACCTGGTGTATGTCTTGGTAAGAGGATCTTTGTTAGTACTAAATGTATTATCGCCAAAGGCCCAATTGTAACTCCAGCTACTTGCAGCAGGGCTACTCTGGTTATAAATGTTAAAGGTAGCATTAGGGAATACCTGAAGAGGTGGCTCGGCAGCAATATTTGCAATAGGTGTTGCGTAAACGGTTATTTGCTGTGTATCGCGGTCGAAACAGCCAAATTCCGAGGATGCATATAATACTACATTGAAAACTGAATCGGTCTCACCAAAGTTGAGGAAAGAATGCCTTGGAGTTGGGAACGATGAGGTAATACCATCGGCAAAATCCCACTCATAGAACCTGGCGTTAATAGTATTATTGGTAAAGTTCACCTCAAATGGACTACAAGCGGCATAGCCGGGATTTGCCACATACGAAGCAACTACCTCAGGAAAAACATAAATGGTTTGGAAAACACTATCGTCACAACCATACTCGGTTACTGTGCGCAGTTTTATTTGGTAGGGTTGAGTTTGATTGCTTAAGTTATGGAAAATATGCCGCATATTAGCCTGGCTGGTAGTGGTGGAATCGGCGCCATCACCAAAATCATATTCAAAGGTTAGGTTAGTACCCAATGAGTTATTTTCAATTTCAACATCGAAAGGAGGGCACGATATATACTCACCTGTAAGCTCCATGGCTGCGTAAGGTCTTGGATGCGCTACCACTTGATGGAAAACACTATCGGTACAGCCATGCTCGCTAACCGCAATCATCTTCACAGTAAATGTGCTATCTACAAACTTATCGGTATTGTAATAGGTTAAAGTGGGGTTCTCTAGCAATGAGTTTACACCGCTTCCCAAATCCCAGTAGTAGCTATTGTTTGTGCTGTAAGCAACTGTTTGATTTGTGAAGTTCACCGTATGCGGATGACAACCCGCTAGATTTCCTGAAAATTCAGGATAAATATGGGGGAATACCCTAACTGGCAACTTAAGGCTATCGATACACAACGTGTCGCCCGAGTAGCTGGTGCGAAGGGTTATTGTAGGTGAAAGGATTACTGGTGGCGAATTTGTGGGGTTGGTATAGGTAACTGCTCCGGGCTGATCGCTGTAGAAGTAAGGTCTTCCATCGCCAAAATCCCAGCGATACTTATACAATGGCGATGTTGATGAATTATTAAGGTTAATTGTCAACGGTGTACAGCCCTCAAATAAATTCCACTGGAAGTCGGCTTTAACCAGAGGGTAAACAGTGATTACAGTATCCTTAAAACTCTTACAGCCAAAGGCATTTGTTGAAGTCAACTTGGCTGTGAATTGTACCGACTGATCCTTATAGGTATGGCTATAGGTATGAGGGTTGGGAGTAGCATTCCCATATGTTGAGCCATCGCCAAACTCCCAAAGGTAATTTGCTAAACCCGATGAGTTA
Coding sequences:
- a CDS encoding PorP/SprF family type IX secretion system membrane protein; this encodes MNRFKKYWYSVLLLFSAFSVFSQDMQFTQFYANPLYLSPSFTGGIVGYRVAANYRNQWTFVPGTFNTFSVSWDHNSPAFRSGFGVMAVRDQAGDGNLANTRMGVLYSYDIEPFPDWHLRPGLAFFLQQISIDFSKLIFSDQLTSTPMPPTSVTQPGKDAVWDIDVSSSILAYSDNMWLGVTWDHMLKPVATFYDDNSRLPHKITVHGGYRYITKGFLLSRIEESFTVAFNYRVQDIYRQLDLGLYFYSQPISFGVWWRGLPKNSVGRRVDALAFMVGYKWEQVSMGYSYDFTISRLGLASGGSHEISMIYEFRLTPKKRWKAIPCPTF